In the genome of Bacteroidota bacterium, one region contains:
- a CDS encoding YihY/virulence factor BrkB family protein, producing the protein MVESVIKVVKFFLRYLETVWFYTRRIGKKLFGEDILFLASGLAFNGILTMIPLMLLTASALGMFLNSSQAAIGQLNDILDAIFPPQPFAISIKQSILAVVEDIVAYRRSIGIFGAIVLLWTATSLFDALRSVLHRIFHLKRTRGLLVSLLHDVVFVFLVFLLFVTSNVFIWMLSFLKTIGETVPALHTLTRIDLGTTLPTIVVVLLTAVMFYIVYRYIPDTKPPRLTGIIATITTTVLWVVSGKVFALYLSQFSAIGTIYGPYAFILVLLIWIYYSSIIFVIGAIVGQAYWERAKLKEAGKLRRWVDIEE; encoded by the coding sequence ATGGTAGAATCCGTCATCAAGGTTGTCAAATTCTTCCTGCGCTATCTTGAAACCGTCTGGTTTTATACGCGGCGTATCGGGAAGAAGTTGTTCGGCGAAGACATTCTCTTCCTTGCTTCCGGACTCGCGTTCAACGGCATTCTCACCATGATTCCGCTGATGCTGCTGACTGCCTCCGCGCTCGGTATGTTCCTGAATTCCTCCCAAGCAGCAATCGGACAGCTTAACGATATTCTCGATGCGATCTTTCCGCCTCAACCGTTTGCCATCAGCATCAAGCAATCCATTCTCGCGGTTGTAGAAGATATTGTCGCGTACAGGCGTTCGATTGGAATTTTCGGCGCTATCGTATTGCTGTGGACAGCCACGTCGCTGTTTGATGCGTTGCGGAGTGTTCTGCATCGCATATTTCATTTAAAGCGGACTCGGGGTCTCCTTGTCAGTCTTCTGCACGATGTCGTGTTTGTGTTTCTGGTGTTTCTCCTGTTTGTAACGTCGAACGTGTTCATCTGGATGCTCTCGTTTCTCAAGACTATCGGAGAAACGGTGCCCGCCCTTCACACACTGACCCGGATAGATCTTGGTACCACGCTGCCGACGATTGTTGTTGTGCTGCTCACGGCGGTGATGTTCTACATCGTCTATCGCTACATACCAGACACAAAGCCCCCCCGGCTAACGGGCATCATCGCAACGATCACCACGACTGTGCTGTGGGTTGTGTCGGGCAAAGTGTTTGCCCTGTATCTCTCCCAATTCTCTGCCATCGGCACAATCTACGGTCCGTACGCCTTCATTCTGGTGCTACTGATCTGGATCTACTATTCAAGTATAATTTTCGTCATCGGGGCCATTGTCGGGCAGGCGTATTGGGAGAGGGCGAAGCTGAAGGAGGCCGGAAAACTTCGCCGCTGGGTGGACATTGAGGAATAG
- a CDS encoding TlpA family protein disulfide reductase — translation MSRCQIVYLLLFVVLVLSSKAYSQSSSITQLKLDGLDGTRSVLSEYLKKGPVYMNFWALWCEPCKLELRALKSFAKEHEDGAFTILAVNLDSPKSIAKVKSYVRSQSYPFPVMLDPNSQVFQALNGQNLPFAVLIDKSGKVVSARTGFLPGDEKEIADEILKLSMMKE, via the coding sequence ATGAGTCGTTGTCAGATAGTTTACCTTCTGTTGTTTGTCGTACTTGTTCTCTCATCAAAGGCCTACTCGCAATCGAGTTCCATTACTCAACTTAAACTCGACGGATTGGATGGAACGCGCTCGGTGCTTTCAGAATATCTGAAGAAGGGGCCTGTGTACATGAACTTCTGGGCTTTGTGGTGCGAACCGTGCAAACTTGAGCTCCGGGCGTTGAAGTCCTTTGCCAAGGAGCATGAAGACGGTGCGTTCACGATTCTTGCCGTGAATCTCGACAGTCCGAAGAGTATTGCAAAAGTGAAATCATATGTTCGGTCGCAGAGTTATCCCTTTCCGGTGATGCTCGACCCGAACTCACAGGTGTTTCAGGCGCTGAACGGCCAGAATCTCCCGTTCGCCGTCTTGATCGACAAGTCGGGGAAGGTTGTTTCAGCACGCACCGGTTTTCTGCCCGGTGATGAAAAGGAAATTGCAGACGAGATTCTAAAACTCAGTATGATGAAAGAATAA